Proteins encoded by one window of Terriglobales bacterium:
- a CDS encoding NAD(P)-dependent oxidoreductase: MLQRRQRYRIDKEKPSKQDAQSRVSNFEEVYQGYTPELAIQQAQRCLYCDHAPCAKGCPLHNDIPAAMFLLGQGDFVGAALKFIENSNFPDVCGRICPQEKQCEGACVLAARDASVCIGKLEAFVVDYVRKNFGYPHRETAPATGMKVAVVGAGPAGLAVAEELAVKGHAVTVFDMWPYPGGLLLYGIPNFKLNKEIVFSKIQALERLGIKFVCNYRVGKDHPVDDLLKTQGFDLVFLGYGAIKGSVMKIPGEDELKNIYQATEYLVRGNLPRELLPEYWQDSDNPKPHAGKVTVVVGGGDTAMDCVRTARRLDPNTHVMCMYRRTEAEMPGRMEERIHAREEGVQFEWLTAPVKFIGDENGFVKAAECIRMRLGEPDAKGRRSPVPIEGSNFVVECDTVALAIGYNPEVEIPETTDNLKTTKWGTVLVESEETGRTSREDIYAAGDNVRGADLVVTAVGAARNAAADMDKKLMAMKAKRQERAQAAC; the protein is encoded by the coding sequence ATGCTGCAACGCCGCCAGCGCTATCGTATTGACAAGGAGAAGCCTTCGAAGCAGGACGCGCAGTCGCGGGTGTCGAACTTCGAGGAAGTCTACCAGGGCTATACGCCCGAATTGGCGATTCAGCAGGCGCAACGCTGTCTATATTGCGACCATGCGCCCTGTGCGAAAGGCTGCCCTCTGCACAACGACATCCCGGCGGCTATGTTTCTGCTGGGGCAGGGCGATTTTGTCGGCGCTGCACTCAAGTTCATCGAGAACTCCAACTTTCCTGACGTCTGCGGCCGCATCTGCCCGCAGGAAAAACAGTGCGAAGGCGCATGTGTTTTGGCGGCGCGCGATGCATCCGTCTGTATCGGGAAATTAGAAGCCTTCGTTGTCGATTACGTACGCAAGAACTTCGGCTACCCGCATCGGGAAACAGCGCCTGCCACGGGGATGAAGGTTGCGGTGGTGGGTGCGGGGCCAGCAGGGCTTGCTGTAGCGGAGGAACTTGCGGTCAAGGGTCACGCAGTAACGGTGTTTGATATGTGGCCATATCCTGGCGGACTGCTGCTCTATGGCATTCCGAATTTCAAACTGAATAAGGAAATCGTGTTCTCCAAGATACAGGCGCTGGAAAGGCTGGGGATCAAGTTTGTCTGCAACTACCGCGTAGGCAAAGACCATCCGGTGGACGATCTGCTCAAGACGCAGGGCTTCGATCTGGTGTTCCTTGGATACGGCGCCATCAAGGGCAGTGTGATGAAAATTCCCGGCGAGGATGAACTCAAGAATATCTATCAGGCGACCGAATACCTGGTGCGCGGCAACCTGCCACGCGAGCTGCTTCCCGAATACTGGCAGGATTCCGACAATCCCAAGCCGCACGCCGGCAAGGTAACAGTGGTCGTGGGAGGTGGCGACACGGCGATGGATTGCGTGCGCACCGCCCGCCGCCTCGATCCGAATACTCACGTGATGTGCATGTACCGGCGCACGGAAGCCGAGATGCCTGGCCGCATGGAAGAACGCATCCACGCGCGCGAGGAAGGCGTGCAGTTTGAATGGCTGACGGCTCCCGTCAAGTTCATCGGCGATGAGAATGGCTTTGTGAAGGCGGCCGAGTGCATTCGCATGAGACTGGGAGAGCCAGACGCGAAGGGGCGTCGCTCGCCGGTGCCGATCGAGGGCTCGAACTTCGTGGTTGAGTGCGATACCGTGGCGCTGGCGATCGGTTACAACCCGGAAGTCGAGATTCCTGAGACCACCGATAACCTGAAGACCACAAAATGGGGCACGGTGCTGGTGGAATCGGAGGAAACCGGCCGCACTTCGCGCGAGGACATCTACGCCGCCGGGGACAATGTGCGCGGCGCCGATCTGGTAGTGACGGCCGTGGGCGCAGCTCGCAACGCAGCTGCCGATATGGACAAAAAGCTGATGGCGATGAAAGCGAAGCGTCAGGAACGAGCACAGGCAGCGTGCTGA
- the queG gene encoding tRNA epoxyqueuosine(34) reductase QueG: MSSLSFWVKQAAAEAGFEVAGVAAVREFTELEYFPEWIADGHAGEMRYLESRTESGDLKRASLRHVAPWARSVIVCATNYNTAEPYSTTQHDPTRGWISRYAWSRHDYHGAVMDRLRKIEEQLRTQISAHAEIRCYVDTGPLVERVYAKYAGVGWIGKNTCVINQRLGSWLFLGVILISLELESDLPAPDRCGSCTRCIDACPTDAFVAPYQLDAARCISYLTIEKRGAIPEELRSAMGRHVFGCDICQDVCPWNRKAPTTEAAQFQPRPELLNPALDWLATISEEQYRNTFRGSPVKRAKRSGLRRNAVIAMGNSGDRRYLPLLEELANDSDKSVAEHATWSLQRLVGTGGKTET; encoded by the coding sequence GTGAGTTCACTTTCGTTCTGGGTCAAGCAAGCCGCAGCCGAGGCCGGGTTCGAAGTGGCGGGCGTGGCCGCAGTGCGGGAATTTACCGAGCTGGAGTACTTCCCGGAATGGATCGCTGACGGTCACGCCGGCGAGATGCGCTATCTCGAGTCCCGTACCGAGTCTGGCGATCTGAAGCGAGCCTCGCTTCGGCACGTAGCGCCTTGGGCACGCTCGGTGATCGTCTGCGCCACCAACTACAACACCGCCGAACCGTACTCCACAACGCAGCACGATCCTACACGCGGCTGGATCTCCCGTTACGCCTGGTCTCGGCATGATTATCACGGCGCTGTCATGGATCGCCTGCGCAAAATCGAGGAGCAGCTGCGAACCCAGATTTCCGCCCATGCCGAGATTCGCTGCTACGTCGATACCGGCCCCCTGGTCGAGCGCGTGTACGCCAAGTATGCTGGGGTTGGCTGGATAGGCAAGAACACCTGCGTGATTAACCAACGCCTCGGCTCGTGGTTATTTCTGGGAGTTATCTTGATCTCGCTCGAACTCGAGTCCGATCTTCCGGCGCCCGATCGCTGTGGAAGCTGCACTCGCTGCATCGACGCCTGCCCCACCGATGCGTTTGTGGCTCCCTACCAGCTTGATGCGGCGCGCTGCATCTCCTACCTCACGATTGAAAAACGTGGCGCCATTCCCGAAGAACTGCGAAGCGCCATGGGACGTCATGTGTTTGGTTGCGACATCTGCCAGGATGTCTGTCCATGGAATCGCAAAGCGCCAACCACTGAGGCAGCTCAGTTTCAGCCACGCCCAGAATTGCTCAATCCAGCTCTCGACTGGCTTGCCACGATCAGCGAGGAACAATATCGCAACACCTTTCGCGGCTCACCCGTGAAGCGCGCCAAACGGAGCGGCCTGCGCCGCAATGCAGTCATCGCCATGGGAAATAGTGGGGATCGGCGATATCTTCCGCTATTGGAAGAGTTGGCAAACGACTCAGATAAATCTGTGGCGGAGCACGCGACGTGGTCGCTGCAGAGACTCGTGGGAACTGGGGGGAAGACCGAGACGTAG
- a CDS encoding PEP-CTERM sorting domain-containing protein, with the protein MYRTWLIVLLCCFVFCAANVFADSTLPATLSGVGSNTQGGVYVYPYYLTVNGTKYTVACDDYSHHVSVGESWNVWVSTIPGLQHVEFSSGTNGLSELRAYEEAAWLFDQFATHSGQAGDINFAIWGIFDANVLPGGSEYHSNAYTSGATQWRYLADHANLTNYDFSEFRIYTPDGDPNCKDYPQEYIGKVPEPASLLLLGTGAFGLVGVIRRRIGR; encoded by the coding sequence ATGTATCGAACCTGGTTGATTGTTCTGCTGTGCTGCTTTGTCTTTTGCGCTGCCAATGTGTTCGCAGATAGTACCCTGCCTGCCACTCTGTCGGGGGTAGGATCGAATACCCAGGGTGGCGTCTACGTTTATCCCTATTACCTCACTGTCAACGGAACCAAATACACCGTCGCTTGCGACGATTACTCGCATCATGTTTCGGTTGGGGAATCGTGGAACGTCTGGGTATCTACGATTCCCGGCTTGCAGCATGTGGAATTCAGCAGTGGTACAAACGGACTGAGTGAACTGCGTGCTTATGAAGAAGCGGCCTGGCTGTTCGACCAATTTGCCACACACTCGGGTCAGGCAGGCGACATCAACTTTGCCATCTGGGGGATCTTTGATGCGAATGTACTTCCCGGTGGCAGCGAGTACCACTCCAACGCCTATACGTCCGGAGCCACCCAATGGCGCTACCTGGCGGATCATGCGAACCTGACGAACTACGACTTCTCTGAATTCCGTATTTACACACCTGATGGTGATCCGAACTGTAAGGATTATCCCCAGGAGTACATCGGCAAAGTCCCCGAACCGGCAAGCTTACTGCTGCTGGGTACGGGTGCCTTCGGTCTTGTAGGTGTGATCCGCAGGAGAATCGGCCGCTGA
- a CDS encoding discoidin domain-containing protein — protein MRAHRFLLPWTAILSVLVVFLLTLAISANAQLAASSLPNAFRLNPPGEAATLAQPAVEASSAVKGTLELVEEFSHESYRTRYFVNTGQSSVELQFASDPPLATTGAAVQARGTRVGDILFLQAGGGNFVQTPVAAPSIPLPGTLGAQSTVVILVNYQDFPNNQPYSVADATAAFFTTLNNFIKENSLNQASVTGDVFGWFTIAVNSTACDFNQIQTLADAAATSHGANLANYKHIIYAAPPVQACSWEGASTIGGSPSRAWVNVDVRTNLLALAHEFGHGLGLMHSHAESCNGTTIGNNCTVQDYGDLFDAMGNTNPMHYNGPQKERLGWLGASLTKAQSTGTFTLIPYASAPGTPGIRVLEIPAGNDPATGNPSFYYVCYRQGVGFDSPISAYPSAAKGVLIHHSVPLDLNSTDLLDANPATAWFNDAALLPGQTFTDSGAGVTITTNSADGTTASVKVTLSGPVCTQHNPTVGISPSNPVVGAGAAVPYSVTITDNDSAPCSSATYALSANVQAGFSANFSGGNSVTLSPGGSTSVTLNVTSPGNAALGSYNVSATATNGGFAGTGNATYTVGNPGLSVSASPSTVNVIQGNTGSTTITVTGSGGFNAVVTLQQIGAPQGVTATFSPTSIGAPGSGNSTLSFVVGANAPTGSWTVQVAAGGGGQSTSTNVTLNITAPTPPPPNVNPILIPQSGFKATADSEQAGCGTNSPASNAIDGNTGTVWEASFCPNLSPLPHYIDIDLGGTYNVVGLRYRPRSDGRTRGNILAFEIYTSPDGIHYTIAASGAFQHDKSGSPPPPEEEIDFNPVQATHVRLRALSDVGSSGYFASAAEINVLQQATGACVHVGPSVDLTPHQSQGVQAGTPVTFTLSVKNNDTAACSSTTFNLSASVPAGWSAASLGTGSLTLAPGVTGSTTLQVSSPASATNNFYPVTGTATSASDSSLTGSASAQYTVSNISPGDFTVGANPGSVTVLQNSSGSTTISTSLSGGFNAAVSLSVTSALPTGVTASFNPGAIAAPGGGSSTLTFNAAPGATTGPVNVTVSASGGGITHTVTVSLTVTALPPGPPGIIPQTNWKLVSVDSQETSCANSPATNAFDGKTSTIWESQWCGTIAPLPHKITIDMGATYNVSGMIYTPRQDLIKRGKIAAFKLFVSTDGVNFTQVTSGVLITDPTSANPVKVTFTAAPGRFILLEADSEANGGPFTSAAEIQVLGN, from the coding sequence ATGCGTGCTCATCGCTTTCTCCTACCCTGGACAGCAATTCTGTCCGTGCTCGTAGTATTTCTGCTGACGCTGGCCATTTCCGCCAATGCCCAATTGGCCGCCAGTTCACTCCCGAATGCATTTCGTCTGAACCCGCCTGGCGAAGCTGCAACTCTGGCGCAGCCGGCGGTTGAAGCCTCTTCAGCCGTCAAAGGCACGCTGGAATTAGTAGAAGAGTTTTCTCACGAGAGTTATCGCACGCGATATTTCGTGAACACGGGACAGTCGAGCGTCGAATTGCAGTTTGCTTCCGACCCGCCGCTGGCAACGACGGGCGCTGCCGTTCAGGCCCGGGGCACACGTGTCGGCGACATCCTGTTCTTGCAGGCTGGCGGTGGAAATTTTGTTCAGACGCCAGTCGCAGCGCCTTCCATTCCTCTTCCCGGAACCCTTGGCGCCCAATCCACAGTCGTGATCCTGGTCAACTATCAGGACTTTCCCAACAATCAACCCTACAGCGTGGCCGATGCCACAGCAGCGTTCTTTACCACTCTGAATAATTTCATCAAAGAAAATTCGCTGAACCAGGCCTCGGTGACCGGTGACGTCTTCGGCTGGTTCACCATTGCTGTCAACAGCACCGCCTGCGACTTCAACCAGATTCAAACGCTCGCTGATGCCGCCGCAACCAGCCATGGCGCCAATCTCGCCAATTACAAGCACATCATCTACGCCGCCCCGCCGGTTCAGGCGTGCTCGTGGGAAGGTGCTTCGACCATCGGCGGGAGCCCCAGCCGGGCCTGGGTCAACGTCGATGTGAGAACGAACTTGCTGGCTCTGGCGCACGAATTCGGACACGGCCTGGGCTTGATGCACTCCCACGCTGAAAGTTGCAATGGAACGACCATCGGCAACAACTGCACGGTGCAGGATTATGGCGATCTATTCGACGCGATGGGCAACACCAACCCCATGCACTACAACGGACCACAGAAGGAGAGGTTGGGCTGGCTGGGTGCATCCCTTACAAAAGCGCAGAGTACCGGCACGTTTACATTAATCCCCTACGCCAGCGCTCCAGGTACACCGGGGATACGAGTGCTGGAGATTCCTGCCGGCAACGATCCCGCGACGGGCAATCCATCTTTTTATTATGTTTGCTACCGGCAGGGCGTAGGCTTTGATTCCCCCATCTCCGCCTATCCCAGTGCTGCTAAAGGCGTCCTGATTCATCATTCCGTGCCACTCGATCTGAACAGCACGGACTTGCTGGACGCCAATCCGGCTACCGCATGGTTCAACGACGCGGCCTTGTTGCCAGGACAAACGTTCACCGATAGCGGCGCCGGCGTCACTATCACCACCAACTCTGCCGACGGCACGACCGCGTCAGTGAAAGTTACGCTATCCGGCCCGGTTTGCACGCAGCACAATCCAACCGTGGGAATCTCTCCGTCGAATCCTGTGGTGGGTGCAGGAGCGGCTGTACCTTACAGCGTCACCATCACTGACAACGACAGCGCACCCTGCTCGTCTGCAACCTATGCCCTTTCGGCAAACGTTCAGGCAGGATTCAGCGCGAACTTCTCCGGCGGCAACTCAGTAACGCTCTCCCCCGGAGGAAGCACCAGCGTGACGCTGAACGTGACTTCGCCCGGCAATGCTGCCTTGGGCTCATACAATGTGTCAGCCACGGCAACGAATGGCGGGTTTGCGGGAACCGGGAACGCTACCTACACGGTCGGCAATCCTGGTCTCTCAGTTTCCGCTTCGCCTTCCACGGTAAATGTGATTCAGGGCAACACGGGCTCGACGACCATCACGGTCACCGGCAGTGGAGGATTCAATGCGGTCGTGACGCTGCAACAAATCGGTGCGCCGCAAGGGGTCACAGCTACGTTCAGTCCGACTTCGATTGGGGCACCGGGTTCGGGCAATTCCACTCTGTCGTTTGTGGTAGGTGCTAATGCACCTACCGGTTCATGGACGGTCCAGGTGGCCGCAGGCGGTGGTGGGCAATCCACCAGCACGAATGTGACCCTGAACATCACCGCGCCCACTCCGCCTCCGCCGAATGTGAACCCGATTCTGATTCCGCAGAGCGGCTTCAAGGCCACCGCAGACAGCGAGCAAGCGGGTTGCGGAACCAACTCTCCGGCAAGCAACGCAATTGATGGCAACACAGGGACCGTCTGGGAAGCTTCGTTCTGCCCGAACCTCTCGCCGCTGCCTCATTATATCGACATCGACTTGGGAGGAACCTATAACGTGGTTGGCCTCCGTTACAGGCCAAGATCGGACGGCAGGACACGAGGCAACATCCTTGCTTTCGAGATCTACACCAGCCCGGATGGGATCCACTACACCATTGCTGCCAGTGGCGCGTTCCAACACGACAAGTCTGGCAGTCCGCCTCCTCCCGAGGAGGAAATCGACTTCAATCCTGTACAAGCCACGCACGTGCGGTTACGCGCCCTGAGCGACGTGGGTAGTAGCGGCTACTTCGCCTCGGCAGCCGAAATCAATGTCCTGCAACAGGCGACAGGCGCGTGCGTGCACGTCGGGCCGAGCGTGGACCTCACTCCACATCAGTCTCAAGGCGTGCAAGCAGGTACTCCGGTTACGTTCACCTTGTCGGTCAAGAACAACGACACCGCAGCCTGCAGTTCCACCACGTTTAACCTTTCCGCCAGCGTTCCAGCCGGCTGGTCCGCAGCCTCTCTGGGCACGGGGTCTCTGACGTTGGCTCCGGGAGTGACGGGATCAACCACGCTGCAGGTCTCGTCACCTGCGAGCGCCACGAACAACTTCTATCCCGTAACCGGGACGGCAACCAGCGCCAGCGACTCCAGCCTGACTGGTTCCGCCAGCGCGCAGTACACGGTTAGCAACATCAGTCCGGGCGACTTTACCGTGGGAGCGAATCCTGGCAGCGTCACCGTTCTGCAGAATAGCTCCGGCTCGACCACCATCAGCACAAGCTTGAGCGGCGGGTTCAATGCTGCGGTCTCGCTATCCGTGACATCGGCTTTGCCGACAGGTGTTACCGCTAGCTTCAATCCGGGTGCGATTGCTGCACCGGGCGGTGGAAGCTCAACCCTGACTTTCAACGCCGCGCCGGGTGCGACCACCGGGCCGGTGAATGTGACAGTAAGCGCGAGCGGTGGCGGCATCACTCACACCGTAACCGTCTCCCTGACGGTGACGGCATTGCCTCCTGGACCTCCTGGGATCATTCCGCAAACCAACTGGAAGCTGGTCTCCGTTGATAGCCAGGAGACAAGTTGCGCCAATTCTCCCGCGACCAACGCCTTTGACGGGAAGACTTCTACAATCTGGGAGTCACAATGGTGTGGAACCATCGCCCCCTTGCCGCACAAGATCACGATCGATATGGGAGCTACTTACAACGTGTCTGGCATGATCTACACGCCGCGCCAGGACTTGATAAAACGCGGCAAGATCGCTGCATTCAAGTTGTTCGTGAGCACCGATGGCGTGAACTTTACGCAAGTAACCAGCGGAGTCCTCATTACCGACCCGACCAGCGCTAACCCGGTGAAGGTGACCTTCACGGCCGCTCCGGGCCGGTTCATCCTGCTGGAAGCGGATAGCGAGGCCAATGGCGGGCCGTTCACCTCGGCTGCCGAAATACAGGTGCTGGGGAACTGA
- the modA gene encoding molybdate ABC transporter substrate-binding protein, whose protein sequence is MKHSRSARWKLIAGLLVCMLFCRSARAEEILVAAASDLNFVLLKIAERFERETGNQVKISFGSSGNFYAQIQSGAPFDVFFSADVDFPRKLEAAGLVQSGSFYEYASGKIVLWVRNESKLDLSRGLTVLEDASVRKIAIANPQHAPYGRAAVAALESTHLYDTVKSRLVFGENISQAFQLVNTGNADVGIIALSLVKAPAMEKTGRYYEISSADYPPIRQGVVALKLGAKKPTARAFVEFLKRPEIIALLREYGFEVDRQ, encoded by the coding sequence ATGAAACATTCGCGCTCTGCTCGATGGAAGCTGATTGCTGGACTACTGGTGTGTATGTTGTTCTGCCGATCTGCCCGAGCGGAAGAAATACTGGTTGCCGCCGCCTCCGATCTGAATTTCGTACTGCTGAAAATCGCTGAACGATTCGAGCGTGAGACCGGCAATCAGGTAAAGATCTCCTTCGGCTCTTCCGGCAATTTCTATGCGCAAATACAAAGCGGTGCTCCGTTCGACGTGTTCTTCTCCGCCGACGTTGATTTTCCCAGGAAGCTGGAAGCAGCGGGTCTGGTTCAGAGTGGAAGTTTTTACGAATACGCGAGCGGAAAGATCGTTCTGTGGGTGAGGAATGAATCGAAGCTCGATTTGTCGCGTGGTCTGACTGTGCTCGAGGACGCTTCCGTCCGCAAGATTGCCATTGCCAACCCGCAGCATGCTCCGTACGGACGAGCAGCGGTTGCGGCGCTCGAGAGCACTCATCTCTACGACACGGTGAAAAGCAGATTGGTATTCGGAGAAAACATTTCCCAAGCCTTTCAGCTGGTGAATACGGGCAATGCTGATGTGGGAATCATTGCTCTCTCGCTGGTCAAAGCGCCGGCGATGGAAAAAACCGGCAGGTACTACGAAATCTCAAGCGCCGACTATCCGCCGATCCGGCAGGGAGTGGTTGCGCTCAAACTTGGCGCGAAGAAACCTACAGCGCGAGCGTTCGTGGAATTTCTGAAGCGTCCGGAGATCATCGCGCTCTTGCGCGAGTATGGGTTCGAGGTGGATCGACAGTAA
- the ilvA gene encoding threonine ammonia-lyase translates to MITADDVRRACTQIRDSVFVSRCALSDPFSQLTDTQLFLKYENLQMTGSYKERGALNKILNLTPEEVGRGLIAASAGNHAQAVSYHATKRGIPAQICMPLPTPLNKVMSTRRFGAEVVLHGANYDEACDEARRRSAELGLTFIHPFDDDAVIAGQGTIGLELLEQVPGLEAVVTSVGGGGLIAGLACVLKESNPRIRVIGVQTARLASMKAALAESRPVTLPVSYTLADGIAVRRAGDRTFPMVQKYVDEIVTVEEEEIANAILLLLEREKTLVEGAGAAAVAALVYHKAACAGKRVAAIISGGNLDVSILSRIIERGLVKDGRLIRLRIHLPDYPGALHRLTGVLAHHRANIVETSYDRAYFGVNIGDTAIDLTMETRGAEHVEELLLALTAENYVFERIQ, encoded by the coding sequence ATGATCACCGCGGACGACGTCAGGAGAGCCTGCACGCAAATTCGAGATTCGGTGTTCGTTTCGCGCTGCGCGCTTTCCGACCCCTTCTCGCAACTTACCGATACCCAGCTCTTTCTGAAATATGAAAATCTGCAGATGACCGGCTCCTATAAGGAGCGCGGGGCGCTCAACAAAATCCTGAACCTCACGCCGGAGGAGGTAGGGCGAGGGCTGATCGCTGCTTCTGCGGGCAATCACGCACAGGCGGTGTCCTATCACGCAACCAAGCGGGGAATCCCGGCGCAGATCTGTATGCCGCTTCCCACCCCCCTAAATAAGGTGATGTCCACCCGGCGCTTCGGGGCAGAGGTTGTCCTCCATGGGGCAAACTATGACGAGGCTTGCGACGAGGCCCGCCGCCGCTCCGCCGAACTTGGCCTTACCTTCATACATCCGTTCGATGACGATGCCGTCATCGCCGGCCAGGGAACCATCGGTCTGGAATTGCTGGAGCAGGTTCCTGGTCTCGAAGCGGTCGTGACTTCAGTGGGAGGCGGCGGTCTGATTGCGGGACTGGCCTGCGTTTTGAAGGAAAGCAATCCTCGAATTCGTGTCATCGGAGTCCAAACCGCAAGGCTTGCATCGATGAAGGCCGCACTCGCCGAGAGTCGGCCAGTCACGCTGCCGGTTTCTTACACCCTCGCCGATGGCATCGCCGTCCGGCGAGCTGGTGACCGCACTTTTCCTATGGTGCAAAAGTATGTGGACGAGATCGTCACGGTAGAGGAAGAGGAGATCGCCAATGCGATCCTTTTGCTCCTGGAACGGGAGAAGACCCTCGTGGAAGGTGCTGGCGCTGCAGCCGTAGCCGCACTGGTCTATCACAAGGCAGCGTGTGCGGGTAAGCGCGTGGCGGCTATCATCTCAGGTGGCAATCTGGATGTCTCCATCCTCTCCCGCATCATCGAGCGCGGCTTGGTTAAGGATGGCCGCCTGATTCGCTTGCGGATCCATTTGCCCGACTACCCCGGAGCGCTTCATCGCCTCACCGGAGTGTTGGCGCATCATCGCGCGAATATTGTCGAGACTTCCTACGACCGCGCTTATTTCGGCGTCAATATTGGCGACACCGCCATTGATTTGACCATGGAAACGCGCGGCGCCGAGCACGTGGAAGAATTGTTGCTGGCGTTGACGGCAGAGAACTACGTTTTCGAGCGCATTCAGTAA
- a CDS encoding STAS domain-containing protein, which translates to MPLASNLPPRRLGVQVQRQEDATIVRCRGNLTAEVTDSFREEIKALIAPGKCLVLDLTEVRRMDSSGLGTVVKLYVSARKAGCDLRLINFNKQVRQLLGLTNLLAVFEACGEFRIRLP; encoded by the coding sequence ATGCCGTTAGCCAGTAATTTGCCTCCTCGCCGCCTGGGTGTGCAGGTGCAGAGGCAGGAAGATGCCACGATTGTCAGGTGTCGGGGTAATCTCACGGCCGAAGTCACTGATTCTTTCCGGGAAGAGATCAAAGCACTGATCGCGCCAGGCAAGTGCCTGGTGCTCGATCTGACGGAAGTGCGTCGCATGGACAGCTCGGGCCTGGGGACGGTGGTGAAGCTTTATGTCTCTGCGAGAAAGGCCGGCTGCGATCTGCGGCTGATCAACTTCAACAAGCAGGTGCGGCAACTGCTGGGACTTACGAATCTGCTGGCTGTCTTCGAAGCCTGCGGCGAATTTCGCATCCGGCTGCCCTAA